The following coding sequences are from one Thermodesulfobacteriota bacterium window:
- a CDS encoding radical SAM protein, protein MSARVIRTIHFVEFNAKINTLMHVRLFPKYGTPLLAAIMKEKGYDVKIYLEGVSPMNYDKLIDCDCLCLPLFIPAYNKVRDFVRRVKKDRPDLPVIIGGPTAILYPERVVDLADYTVRCEGDEVLPELIETLRSGGDPGRVKGISFVRNGTVINTPDREPPAIPKTIPDYGLIQGFRRAAFGTGRLYNLVNTLQTSRGCNFRCAFCPTPQLFGYSFRNRDIDSIIAEIKYKQKFNDWFLVVDNSFFGNRQKARDLLNRLIEENLGAELTVFERHEIGFDDEMLDLMKRAGVRCLIVGVESLADENLTAFNKKQTSARALEAIRNIKRHGIHVIGTFAFGFDGDTKAKAEELVDFIHQSGLSLNVFILHDIHMEEGRELIIPLNRRFMTYYRNTDPDNTDYLDYATGSFLTYFPNQMKPSTLQKCIVDIYKRVYTHRYILSFLFRKNVFESLMGIVHGYGIRRMNRSIERICEDHYYDYLKRIEAGLYDENERLLTDKLDALKTLPIPEPVKERVDMFSYQPLIFLVIGPAFFRYVFQKIRRRLGGRPPSPAGLRPAAEQ, encoded by the coding sequence ATGTCCGCGCGAGTCATCAGAACAATCCATTTCGTGGAGTTCAACGCCAAGATCAACACCCTCATGCATGTCCGGCTCTTTCCCAAGTACGGCACCCCGCTGCTGGCTGCCATCATGAAGGAAAAGGGCTATGACGTGAAAATATATCTCGAAGGCGTCAGCCCCATGAACTATGACAAGCTGATCGACTGCGACTGCCTCTGCCTGCCCCTTTTCATCCCCGCCTACAACAAGGTCAGGGATTTCGTCCGACGGGTCAAAAAAGACCGGCCGGACTTGCCGGTCATCATCGGCGGCCCCACCGCCATCCTCTATCCGGAACGGGTCGTCGACCTGGCCGATTACACTGTCCGCTGCGAGGGCGACGAGGTCCTGCCGGAGCTGATCGAAACCCTCCGGTCCGGCGGCGATCCCGGCCGGGTGAAGGGGATTTCTTTTGTGCGGAACGGGACCGTGATCAACACCCCGGACCGGGAGCCCCCGGCGATCCCGAAGACCATCCCGGATTACGGCCTCATTCAGGGGTTCCGGCGCGCCGCCTTCGGCACCGGCCGGCTCTACAACCTGGTCAACACCCTCCAGACCTCCCGGGGATGCAACTTCCGCTGCGCCTTCTGCCCCACGCCGCAGCTGTTCGGCTACTCCTTCCGCAACCGCGACATCGACAGCATCATCGCCGAGATCAAATACAAACAGAAGTTTAACGACTGGTTCCTGGTGGTGGACAACAGCTTTTTCGGCAACCGCCAGAAGGCCCGGGACCTGCTCAACCGGCTGATAGAAGAAAACCTGGGCGCGGAACTGACGGTCTTCGAGCGCCACGAGATCGGCTTTGACGACGAGATGCTCGACCTGATGAAACGGGCCGGGGTGCGCTGCCTGATCGTGGGCGTGGAATCCCTGGCCGACGAAAACCTGACGGCCTTCAACAAGAAGCAGACCAGCGCCCGGGCCCTGGAGGCCATCCGCAACATCAAGCGGCACGGCATTCACGTCATCGGCACCTTCGCCTTCGGGTTTGACGGCGACACAAAGGCAAAGGCCGAAGAACTGGTTGACTTCATTCATCAGAGCGGGCTGAGCCTGAACGTCTTTATCCTCCACGACATCCACATGGAAGAGGGTCGGGAACTCATCATCCCGCTGAACCGGCGGTTTATGACTTACTACCGGAACACCGACCCGGACAACACCGACTATTTAGATTATGCCACCGGCAGCTTCCTGACCTACTTCCCCAACCAGATGAAGCCCAGCACCCTGCAGAAGTGCATCGTGGATATTTACAAGCGGGTTTACACTCACCGGTATATCTTAAGCTTCCTGTTCCGGAAAAACGTCTTTGAGTCCCTCATGGGCATTGTCCACGGCTACGGTATCCGCCGCATGAACCGGAGCATCGAACGGATCTGCGAAGACCACTACTATGATTACCTGAAGCGAATCGAGGCCGGCCTGTACGATGAAAACGAGCGCCTGCTGACCGACAAACTGGACGCCCTGAAAACTCTGCCCATCCCCGAGCCCGTCAAAGAGCGGGTGGACATGTTTTCATACCAGCCGCTCATTTTTCTGGTTATCGGACCGGCCTTTTTCCGCTATGTGTTTCAGAAGATCCGCCGCCGCCTCGGCGGCCGCCCGCCTTCGCCGGCCGGCCTGCGCCCGGCCGCGGAACAATGA
- a CDS encoding nucleoside 2-deoxyribosyltransferase, with the protein MIYCAGPSAFPEDRWQLLCLADRLEGDGYRAYIPFRDGLDALYPDPLADDPTRRQKLARAVFAFNVGRLVRECDAVLFSLNGRVPDEGGLIVTAIAAMTGIPVVLFKQDHRSAFHGFDNAMIIGLSRTFSAVTRPGQIIRAIAREIEQGSWNKNAAKLPPAVAAAVDLGLKLTEVLDGQLPLTDGGQAVIIRTILSVYDGSEWADIQSPAEQPENQQAPGKGDRGRDLVYCSGPLFCPGEVRAMTAIARALEDSGRDAYLPHRDGVEAFVMKNTDNYLANLVRPLVRFFHRLTFAVDVYFILKCQALVFNANGRVPDEGGVVEIGLAFAAGKPVLLYREGLQTTGPDMDPMIIGAMALATPAATVDRIPEQAGQINRHLYWPMDLTGETGRRSTHMQSIVRLGHGAWRIMRRIPFLKPETIF; encoded by the coding sequence ATGATTTACTGCGCGGGCCCATCCGCGTTTCCTGAAGACCGGTGGCAGCTTCTTTGCCTGGCTGACCGGCTGGAAGGCGACGGCTACCGCGCCTACATTCCTTTCAGGGACGGCCTCGACGCCCTTTATCCAGACCCTTTGGCCGATGATCCAACCCGGCGGCAAAAACTGGCCCGGGCCGTCTTTGCCTTCAATGTCGGCCGGCTCGTCCGGGAATGTGATGCCGTACTCTTTTCCCTGAACGGCCGGGTGCCGGACGAAGGCGGCCTGATCGTGACCGCCATAGCCGCCATGACCGGCATTCCGGTTGTCCTTTTCAAGCAGGATCATCGCAGCGCCTTTCACGGTTTTGACAACGCCATGATCATTGGCCTGAGCCGGACCTTTTCCGCGGTAACGCGTCCCGGACAAATTATCCGGGCAATCGCGCGTGAAATCGAGCAGGGGAGCTGGAATAAAAACGCGGCCAAACTCCCGCCGGCCGTGGCCGCGGCCGTGGACCTGGGCCTGAAGCTGACCGAAGTGCTGGACGGGCAACTGCCGTTGACCGACGGCGGCCAAGCCGTGATCATCCGGACGATTCTGTCGGTCTACGACGGGTCCGAGTGGGCCGATATTCAATCGCCGGCGGAACAGCCGGAGAACCAACAGGCGCCCGGCAAGGGCGATCGGGGGCGCGACCTTGTCTATTGTTCCGGCCCGCTGTTCTGCCCGGGAGAGGTCAGGGCCATGACGGCTATCGCACGGGCTTTGGAAGATTCAGGCCGGGACGCCTATCTTCCCCACCGGGACGGGGTGGAAGCCTTTGTCATGAAGAACACCGACAATTATCTGGCCAACCTGGTTCGGCCCCTGGTCCGGTTTTTCCATCGCCTGACCTTTGCCGTTGACGTCTATTTTATTTTAAAATGCCAGGCACTGGTGTTTAACGCCAACGGCCGGGTGCCGGACGAAGGCGGCGTGGTCGAGATCGGCCTGGCATTTGCCGCCGGAAAGCCGGTTCTGCTGTACCGGGAAGGACTTCAAACCACCGGCCCGGACATGGACCCCATGATCATCGGCGCCATGGCCCTGGCAACACCGGCCGCCACTGTCGACCGGATTCCGGAACAGGCGGGCCAAATCAACCGGCATCTTTACTGGCCGATGGACCTGACCGGCGAGACCGGCCGCCGGTCGACCCACATGCAAAGCATTGTCCGGCTGGGGCACGGGGCGTGGCGGATCATGCGGCGCATCCCTTTTTTAAAACCCGAAACTATTTTTTAA
- the deoC gene encoding deoxyribose-phosphate aldolase, with protein sequence MAREEMAAYIDHTILKPEAGPADIDRVCDEALSCGFAAVCVNSVWVSRVAKRLAGSPVRVCSVIGFPLGAMATEAKAAEARQAVLDGASELDMVINIGALKSGDTDAVTRDIAAVRAAAPAPVVLKVIIETALLDDEEKRLACLAAGKTGADFVKTSTGFAAGGATVADIALMRKTVGPDMGVKASGGIRDFETALAMIRAGASRIGCGSSLALMA encoded by the coding sequence ATGGCCCGGGAGGAGATGGCCGCTTACATCGATCACACCATTCTCAAACCCGAGGCCGGGCCGGCGGACATTGACCGCGTCTGCGACGAGGCCCTGAGCTGCGGGTTTGCGGCGGTCTGCGTCAATTCCGTCTGGGTGTCCCGGGTGGCGAAGCGCCTGGCCGGCTCGCCGGTCAGGGTCTGTTCGGTCATCGGTTTTCCCCTGGGGGCCATGGCCACGGAAGCCAAAGCCGCCGAAGCCCGTCAGGCGGTTCTTGACGGCGCGTCGGAGCTGGACATGGTCATCAACATCGGCGCCCTGAAATCCGGTGACACGGACGCGGTCACCCGGGATATCGCGGCGGTCCGGGCAGCCGCCCCGGCGCCGGTTGTCCTCAAGGTCATTATTGAAACCGCTCTGCTGGACGATGAAGAAAAACGGCTGGCCTGCCTGGCTGCCGGAAAAACGGGCGCGGATTTTGTCAAAACCAGCACCGGTTTTGCGGCCGGCGGCGCCACCGTGGCGGACATCGCCCTGATGCGGAAAACGGTGGGGCCGGACATGGGCGTCAAAGCCAGCGGCGGTATCCGGGATTTTGAAACGGCCCTGGCCATGATCCGGGCCGGCGCCAGCCGGATCGGTTGCGGCAGCAGCCTGGCGCTGATGGCCTGA
- a CDS encoding choice-of-anchor U domain-containing protein, with translation MKMKTIFAKPLLVLLVFLSMIIAPGTDFPSGCGQAFAIVVPVDLDFGDAPDPTYPTLLASDGARHILAPVNAAVIADPIFLGAGVDADLDGQPTAAADGDTNDDGVVFNNTLAAGGTGNVNVTVSGACFLSAWIDFNADGDWADAGEQIFSGQVLAPGVNNLNFAIPAAAVNGTTFARFRATTGGGITYTGLAPDGEVEDYQVTIVSGPEMDLLVGERALASGGTYDFGFVLVSGTAGPTVFTIENNGADVLNLTGDPKIVKGGANPGDFIVDETATVSPVIPSGAGNVANFVLPQPAGTTFTIAFTPLAGGLRSATISIANDDPDEDPYTFTVQGTGTVPNPPDTDGDGVDDTLDGCPADAAKTDPGVCGCGTADTDSDSDGTPDCNDACPNDPNKTTAGACGCGTADADGDGDAAADCNDGCPDDPDKTAAGVCGCGTADTDWDGNDVADCRDRETWPADLDLDANGIPDRDQTDIMDIATGIAGLYFGFIPPEEEIPEYLEWIDAATITDDNGRPDVSFPLGMVKFRIRVSQPGGTLELKIYCSSPIPEDAAWYKYDAVNGWYDFSSSVTVSEDRLSLTIVLRDGGAGDADGTVNGYIEDPVGPAVSGGDTDGGDGDDTTDGKGGHHGGGSCFVSVISD, from the coding sequence ATGAAGATGAAAACCATTTTCGCCAAACCGTTATTAGTTCTTCTTGTTTTCCTGTCCATGATTATTGCGCCGGGCACGGATTTCCCGTCCGGCTGCGGCCAGGCCTTTGCGATTGTTGTTCCGGTCGATCTTGATTTCGGGGACGCGCCGGATCCGACCTATCCGACCCTGCTGGCCAGCGACGGCGCCCGTCATATTCTCGCGCCTGTTAACGCGGCCGTAATCGCCGATCCGATTTTCCTGGGCGCCGGCGTGGACGCGGACTTGGATGGTCAGCCCACGGCAGCCGCCGACGGGGACACCAATGATGACGGGGTGGTGTTTAACAACACCCTGGCAGCCGGCGGCACCGGCAATGTGAACGTAACGGTCAGCGGGGCCTGCTTCCTGTCGGCCTGGATCGATTTTAACGCCGACGGGGACTGGGCCGATGCCGGCGAACAGATATTTTCCGGTCAGGTATTGGCGCCAGGCGTCAATAATTTGAATTTCGCCATCCCGGCCGCGGCCGTCAACGGCACCACCTTTGCCCGCTTCCGGGCCACCACCGGCGGCGGGATCACCTATACCGGTCTGGCCCCGGACGGCGAGGTGGAAGACTACCAGGTCACCATCGTAAGCGGACCGGAAATGGATCTGCTGGTTGGCGAAAGAGCATTGGCTTCCGGCGGAACCTATGATTTCGGTTTTGTGCTCGTGAGCGGCACCGCCGGACCGACCGTCTTTACCATTGAAAACAACGGCGCCGACGTGCTGAACCTGACCGGCGACCCCAAAATAGTAAAAGGCGGCGCCAATCCGGGTGACTTCATCGTCGATGAAACCGCCACGGTCTCGCCGGTGATCCCTTCCGGCGCTGGAAATGTTGCCAATTTCGTCCTCCCGCAACCGGCCGGAACTACCTTCACCATCGCGTTTACGCCCCTGGCCGGGGGATTAAGGTCCGCCACCATCTCCATTGCCAATGATGACCCGGATGAAGACCCGTACACCTTTACCGTGCAGGGCACGGGAACCGTGCCGAATCCTCCGGACACGGACGGAGACGGCGTTGATGATACTCTTGACGGGTGCCCGGCGGACGCGGCCAAAACCGATCCGGGGGTATGCGGCTGCGGCACGGCGGACACGGACAGCGATAGTGACGGCACCCCGGACTGCAATGACGCCTGCCCGAATGACCCGAACAAGACAACGGCCGGCGCCTGCGGCTGCGGCACGGCTGACGCCGACGGCGACGGTGACGCCGCCGCAGACTGCAATGACGGCTGCCCGGACGATCCGGACAAAACAGCGGCCGGGGTGTGCGGCTGCGGCACGGCCGACACCGACTGGGACGGTAACGACGTGGCCGACTGCCGGGACCGTGAAACCTGGCCCGCTGACCTGGACCTGGACGCCAACGGCATCCCGGACCGGGACCAGACGGATATCATGGACATCGCTACCGGAATCGCCGGCCTCTATTTCGGATTTATTCCGCCGGAAGAGGAAATCCCGGAATACCTGGAATGGATCGACGCCGCTACCATAACTGATGATAACGGCCGCCCGGATGTGTCCTTCCCTCTGGGAATGGTTAAATTCCGGATTCGCGTCAGCCAGCCCGGCGGGACCCTCGAGTTGAAAATCTACTGTTCCTCGCCCATTCCCGAGGACGCGGCCTGGTACAAGTATGATGCCGTCAACGGCTGGTATGATTTCTCCTCTTCAGTAACCGTCAGCGAGGACCGGCTGTCTTTGACCATTGTCCTGCGTGACGGCGGCGCCGGCGACGCGGACGGCACGGTCAACGGCTATATCGAGGATCCCGTGGGACCGGCGGTGTCCGGCGGCGACACGGACGGCGGAGACGGGGATGACACAACGGACGGCAAAGGCGGCCACCACGGCGGCGGCAGCTGTTTTGTGAGCGTCATTTCCGACTAA
- a CDS encoding TetR/AcrR family transcriptional regulator, protein MPTNEKISKSDQTRQRILRAAREVFTRNSFQTAALRTVAEKAGVKHPLVVHYFKSKSGLFEAVAAQIQDEILESHPGFFNYLQTLEPDNRGGVYLDGIIRQGLRQPDAYRMILLNAVEVVARRKPLPGLDRMVGIHQKILSLLSDYVIPDAPADLAGMFMIVFTMAVVHFAGGRAFHQKVLGLKSDEKYEAWVGETVRQLFQPVLAALPGGRTPFLARHMSRWREEPPQASQRPPAETEAPLRRGEITRQRIIDAARRVFAAYPYDRATIRMIGQVGNFDFSRIHHMFPTKAALFEAVLQENFREFVDTIASWQEGAAGLPPDEVFVHYLQKGLTYCFEIRETVSLLVINIAHYENYRDVSGFPFMAKVHSNMLEMVRQSAPPQVPFEKVSRWLYTIIMMGYTFAGAPSYPARMMKLKPDTAAYRQWVFETLCFVFMPSLVNNVKGQ, encoded by the coding sequence GTGCCGACGAACGAAAAAATTTCCAAGAGCGATCAGACCCGGCAGCGCATCCTGCGAGCGGCCCGCGAGGTATTTACCCGCAACTCGTTTCAGACGGCCGCGCTTCGAACGGTAGCGGAAAAGGCCGGCGTTAAGCACCCCCTGGTCGTCCATTATTTCAAGTCAAAATCCGGCCTGTTCGAGGCGGTGGCCGCTCAGATTCAGGATGAGATCCTGGAAAGCCATCCCGGATTTTTCAACTATCTGCAAACCCTGGAGCCGGATAACCGCGGCGGCGTTTATCTTGACGGTATTATCCGGCAGGGGTTGCGTCAGCCGGACGCCTACCGGATGATTCTGCTCAACGCGGTGGAGGTAGTCGCCCGCCGTAAACCCCTGCCGGGACTGGATCGCATGGTCGGCATTCACCAGAAAATTCTTTCCCTGCTCAGTGATTATGTCATTCCCGATGCCCCGGCGGATCTGGCCGGGATGTTCATGATCGTTTTTACCATGGCCGTGGTTCATTTTGCCGGGGGCCGGGCCTTTCATCAGAAGGTGCTGGGTTTGAAATCCGACGAAAAATACGAAGCCTGGGTAGGAGAGACGGTCCGGCAGCTGTTCCAGCCGGTCCTGGCGGCTCTGCCCGGGGGGCGGACCCCCTTTCTGGCCCGGCACATGTCGCGCTGGCGGGAAGAGCCGCCGCAGGCGTCACAGCGGCCGCCGGCCGAAACGGAGGCGCCCCTGCGCCGGGGCGAGATCACCCGGCAGCGGATCATCGACGCGGCCCGCCGGGTTTTTGCCGCCTATCCGTATGACCGGGCCACTATCCGCATGATCGGTCAGGTCGGCAATTTCGACTTTTCCCGCATCCACCACATGTTCCCGACAAAAGCCGCGCTTTTTGAAGCCGTGCTCCAGGAAAACTTTCGGGAGTTTGTCGACACCATTGCCAGCTGGCAGGAAGGGGCGGCCGGCCTGCCGCCGGATGAAGTCTTTGTCCATTATCTTCAGAAGGGGCTGACCTATTGCTTTGAAATCCGGGAGACCGTCAGCCTGCTGGTCATCAACATCGCCCATTACGAAAATTACCGGGACGTGTCGGGCTTTCCCTTCATGGCGAAGGTTCACTCCAACATGCTGGAGATGGTGCGCCAAAGCGCGCCGCCCCAGGTCCCTTTTGAAAAGGTGAGCCGCTGGCTCTACACCATTATCATGATGGGCTATACCTTTGCCGGCGCCCCCAGTTATCCCGCCCGGATGATGAAACTCAAACCCGACACCGCCGCCTACCGGCAGTGGGTCTTTGAAACCCTTTGTTTTGTTTTCATGCCGTCGCTGGTGAATAACGTTAAAGGGCAGTAG
- a CDS encoding acyl-CoA dehydrogenase family protein: protein MSFPDRNNPYTFNPYLEWRKNVDYYREDPFAQKLVGIYAGPEAEQVDAEARAFSKKASFRWRDLAERIATPDNRPYMTHYDGHKNRIDRIVRPYEIEVMEKEVFAEAWFADKTSPWTRFIKLYLLSQNSEAGLVCPLICTWGLVDLLTKYADTPETLHILKHVRDGINGDFAIGAQFVSEIQGGSDVPANLLEAVEENGQWRLYGTKFFCSAAHADYSVVTAKPKGSETVALFVIPMWLPGNKEKEIRNSYTIDRLKWKMGTVELPTAEITFHGATAYPIGPLNRGVANVVGIVLTCSRLALSIGSAGGMARGLREVEKYGQFRTAFGFALKDFPMMAGQYLKNERFVRRTTAGNFKVYKAFIDLPGGLSVGLDSGGLSVSSTSDEPPEIRKQRFDVRQMVLLQKITVAGDAVDLSRLGISAFGGHGVMEDFSSFPRMFRDGLVNELWEGPRNVLLTQLFLDFQKVRKWYPPAEFVGRVLKGADTAVIIDNTREMEDIMETPHFFDMNEQTIRACARWDDFCGRLFHAYQDLALDEAEN from the coding sequence ATGTCTTTTCCCGACAGGAATAACCCCTATACGTTCAATCCCTATCTGGAATGGCGGAAAAATGTCGACTATTACCGGGAAGATCCGTTCGCGCAGAAACTGGTCGGAATTTACGCCGGCCCGGAAGCGGAACAGGTGGATGCCGAGGCACGGGCCTTTTCAAAGAAAGCCTCCTTCCGCTGGCGGGATCTGGCCGAACGCATCGCCACCCCGGACAACCGCCCTTACATGACGCATTATGACGGCCACAAGAACCGCATCGACCGGATCGTCCGGCCTTATGAAATCGAAGTTATGGAAAAGGAAGTCTTTGCCGAGGCCTGGTTCGCGGATAAAACATCGCCCTGGACCCGGTTTATCAAGCTCTACCTGCTCAGCCAGAACTCCGAAGCCGGCCTGGTCTGCCCGCTGATCTGCACCTGGGGCCTGGTGGACCTGCTGACAAAATACGCCGACACCCCGGAAACCCTTCACATCCTGAAACACGTCCGGGACGGCATCAACGGAGATTTCGCCATCGGCGCCCAGTTTGTATCCGAAATCCAGGGCGGCTCCGACGTGCCCGCCAACCTGCTGGAGGCGGTGGAAGAAAACGGTCAGTGGCGGCTATACGGCACCAAATTTTTCTGCTCGGCGGCCCATGCCGATTATTCCGTGGTCACGGCCAAGCCAAAAGGATCGGAAACCGTGGCGCTGTTCGTGATTCCCATGTGGCTTCCCGGCAACAAAGAAAAGGAAATCCGTAACAGCTACACCATCGACCGCTTAAAATGGAAAATGGGCACGGTGGAACTGCCCACGGCGGAGATCACCTTCCACGGCGCCACGGCCTACCCGATCGGGCCGCTCAACCGGGGCGTGGCCAACGTGGTCGGCATCGTGCTGACCTGCTCCCGCCTGGCCCTTTCCATCGGGTCGGCCGGCGGCATGGCCCGGGGCCTGCGGGAGGTGGAAAAATACGGCCAGTTCCGCACGGCCTTCGGGTTCGCCCTCAAGGATTTTCCCATGATGGCCGGTCAGTACCTGAAAAACGAGCGTTTTGTCCGGCGCACCACGGCCGGGAACTTCAAAGTTTACAAGGCCTTTATCGACCTTCCCGGCGGACTGTCCGTAGGCCTGGACTCCGGGGGATTGTCGGTCAGTTCAACGAGCGATGAGCCGCCGGAAATACGCAAGCAGCGTTTTGACGTCCGGCAGATGGTCCTGCTCCAGAAAATCACCGTGGCCGGTGATGCCGTCGACTTGTCGCGCCTGGGGATCAGCGCCTTCGGCGGGCACGGCGTCATGGAAGACTTTTCCAGTTTTCCGCGCATGTTCAGGGACGGCCTGGTCAATGAACTGTGGGAAGGACCGCGGAATGTCCTGCTGACCCAGCTTTTTCTGGATTTTCAAAAAGTCAGGAAGTGGTACCCCCCGGCGGAGTTTGTCGGCCGGGTGCTGAAAGGAGCGGATACCGCCGTGATCATTGACAATACCCGGGAAATGGAAGATATCATGGAAACACCCCATTTCTTCGATATGAATGAACAGACGATCCGCGCCTGCGCGCGGTGGGATGATTTCTGCGGCCGGCTCTTTCACGCCTATCAGGATCTGGCCCTGGACGAGGCGGAGAATTGA
- a CDS encoding 2-hydroxyacyl-CoA dehydratase family protein, producing METPLQALTRLKNGPRPVIGCLPLYPPLELFHSMGLTPIVLWGLADVVPHVNDADRHLQSYTCALARRLTQFVVSEWEELLDGLFFYNACDTLRNLPEILREGLVEYGGLLHPQFRLHVPMTSPDQADASAYLQNEIEDLIYALEKHYGVGFSEERFADSVALYDRMRELCRQLEAAVAAGRMPFADFCRLLTAANFMEVNEQIVLLESILEEVKARPTPGGNPAGVIVSGIMPPPTAVCEMMDQAGLRVAGNDIAFLHRAYARTPESWDDATGYYVRFYRDHFPCPTLLYSANRRMAEILDLAKQTGARGFLFIGEKFCEYEYFEFPYLEKRLREQSIPALALEISLDDSTGAETIRTRLEAFRELIER from the coding sequence ATGGAAACACCCCTGCAAGCCCTGACCCGACTGAAAAACGGGCCCCGGCCCGTTATCGGCTGCCTGCCGCTCTACCCGCCCCTGGAGCTGTTCCACAGCATGGGGCTGACCCCTATCGTCCTGTGGGGGCTGGCCGATGTGGTGCCCCATGTAAACGACGCCGACCGCCATCTGCAAAGCTATACCTGCGCCCTGGCCCGCCGTCTTACCCAGTTTGTCGTCAGCGAATGGGAAGAGCTCCTGGACGGACTGTTTTTTTATAATGCCTGCGACACCCTGCGCAATCTCCCGGAAATTCTGCGGGAAGGCCTGGTGGAATACGGCGGTCTGCTGCACCCCCAGTTCCGGCTTCATGTGCCCATGACCTCCCCGGACCAGGCGGACGCGTCCGCTTATCTTCAGAACGAAATTGAAGACCTTATCTATGCCCTGGAAAAGCACTATGGGGTAGGCTTTTCAGAGGAGCGGTTCGCCGACAGTGTGGCCCTGTATGACCGGATGCGGGAACTGTGCCGACAGCTGGAGGCGGCCGTAGCTGCCGGCCGGATGCCCTTTGCCGATTTCTGCCGCCTGCTGACCGCCGCCAATTTCATGGAAGTCAATGAGCAGATTGTCCTGCTGGAGTCGATCCTGGAGGAAGTTAAAGCCCGCCCGACACCCGGCGGGAATCCCGCCGGAGTGATCGTCAGCGGCATTATGCCGCCGCCGACAGCCGTCTGCGAAATGATGGATCAGGCCGGCCTGCGCGTGGCCGGCAACGACATCGCCTTCTTGCACCGCGCCTACGCCCGGACGCCTGAGTCATGGGACGACGCCACGGGCTACTACGTCCGTTTCTACCGGGACCACTTTCCCTGTCCCACCCTGCTGTATTCAGCCAACCGACGGATGGCGGAAATTTTGGATCTGGCGAAACAAACCGGCGCCCGGGGATTCCTGTTCATCGGCGAAAAGTTCTGCGAGTATGAATATTTTGAATTTCCTTACCTTGAAAAACGGCTCCGGGAACAGAGTATTCCGGCCCTGGCCCTGGAAATATCCCTGGATGACAGCACCGGAGCGGAAACCATCCGGACACGGCTGGAAGCATTCAGGGAATTAATCGAAAGATAG
- a CDS encoding 2-hydroxyacyl-CoA dehydratase family protein: protein MEIDEKTQTGKSLTRLLVNAYMDIHTRAAGGAFVVWGAIIVPAEIFRGFENVVFCLPESHAALCAAKGVGADLCLKAEALGYSMDLCSYARIDIGSMADGGKTSPTMGLPRPHLLVSNTNNCSLLVKWFDVHHRDLNIPHFILDVPFCYGPQQEKDLHYILNQFRDLIQMVEKLSGQKFNEDRFFEAAMYTASAVTDWKRFMACAEHRPSGITVFDSFVQMAPFLVVRGTKELADHYRLLADETEDNVRRGIFPVPGEKYRLLWDNIAPWHQLRKMSTRLADMGANIVAAPYTSCIGAVEGSFDLMPFDREADPLWYMARVQNHSVCPMGMDLRLAALNPLIDRLGIDGVVFASNRSCKVFSVMQMDEERYIKEKLGIPAVMIDVDHADVRKFSQENVYVRLEALLENIDARRAAPA, encoded by the coding sequence ATGGAAATCGACGAAAAAACCCAAACCGGCAAAAGCCTGACCCGACTCCTGGTCAACGCCTACATGGACATCCACACCCGGGCGGCCGGAGGGGCCTTCGTGGTCTGGGGGGCCATCATCGTTCCGGCGGAAATTTTCCGGGGGTTCGAAAACGTGGTCTTCTGCCTGCCGGAAAGTCACGCCGCCCTTTGCGCCGCCAAGGGCGTCGGCGCGGACCTCTGCCTGAAGGCCGAAGCCCTGGGCTACTCCATGGACCTGTGCTCCTACGCCCGCATCGATATCGGCAGCATGGCCGACGGCGGCAAAACCTCGCCCACCATGGGCCTGCCCCGACCCCACCTGCTGGTCTCCAACACCAACAACTGCTCCCTGCTGGTCAAGTGGTTTGACGTCCATCACCGCGACCTGAATATCCCCCACTTTATCCTGGACGTGCCGTTCTGCTATGGTCCGCAACAGGAAAAAGACCTGCACTATATCCTGAACCAGTTCCGGGACCTGATTCAAATGGTGGAGAAACTCTCCGGCCAGAAATTCAATGAGGACAGGTTTTTTGAGGCCGCCATGTATACCGCTTCGGCGGTGACGGACTGGAAACGGTTTATGGCCTGCGCCGAACACCGGCCCTCGGGCATCACGGTCTTCGACTCCTTTGTCCAGATGGCGCCGTTCCTGGTTGTCCGCGGGACAAAGGAACTGGCCGATCACTACCGGCTGCTGGCCGACGAGACCGAAGACAACGTCCGCCGGGGAATCTTTCCGGTGCCCGGGGAAAAATACCGGCTGCTGTGGGACAACATCGCCCCCTGGCACCAGCTGCGGAAGATGTCCACCCGGCTGGCGGACATGGGCGCCAACATCGTGGCCGCGCCTTACACCTCGTGCATCGGCGCCGTGGAGGGCAGCTTTGACCTGATGCCCTTCGACCGGGAAGCCGACCCCCTGTGGTACATGGCCCGGGTCCAGAACCATTCGGTCTGCCCCATGGGCATGGACCTGCGACTGGCCGCCCTGAACCCCCTGATCGACAGGCTGGGCATCGACGGCGTGGTTTTTGCCAGCAACCGCAGTTGCAAAGTGTTCTCGGTCATGCAGATGGATGAGGAACGGTATATCAAGGAAAAGCTGGGCATCCCGGCAGTCATGATCGACGTGGATCACGCCGATGTCCGCAAGTTCAGTCAGGAAAACGTCTATGTCCGGCTGGAAGCTCTGCTGGAAAATATCGACGCCAGGCGTGCAGCGCCTGCCTGA